A stretch of Plesiomonas shigelloides DNA encodes these proteins:
- the sspB gene encoding ClpXP protease specificity-enhancing factor has translation MELTQMKPRRPYLVRAYYDWLLDNNLTPHLVVDAMLPGVQVPMDFVRDGQIVLNIAPRAVGNLELGNDAIRFNARFGGIPQQVDVPMAAVLALYARENGAGTLFEPEVAYDLPDEDEFAAAAEEEASANAEPNLVLVEELAGDDNGPDDEPPRPRGRPTLRVVK, from the coding sequence ATGGAGTTAACCCAGATGAAACCTCGCCGACCGTATCTGGTTCGGGCGTATTATGACTGGTTGCTGGACAATAATTTAACCCCGCATCTGGTGGTGGACGCCATGTTGCCGGGAGTACAGGTGCCGATGGACTTTGTCCGTGATGGGCAGATCGTACTGAACATTGCTCCGCGGGCGGTAGGAAATCTGGAACTGGGCAACGACGCTATTCGCTTCAATGCCCGTTTTGGCGGTATTCCGCAACAAGTCGATGTGCCGATGGCGGCTGTGCTGGCGCTGTATGCGCGTGAAAATGGCGCTGGCACACTGTTTGAGCCGGAAGTTGCCTATGATCTTCCGGATGAAGACGAGTTTGCGGCGGCGGCAGAAGAAGAAGCGTCGGCCAATGCCGAGCCGAATCTGGTGCTGGTCGAAGAGCTGGCCGGTGATGATAACGGGCCAGATGATGAGCCGCCACGTCCGCGTGGTCGTCCGACTCTACGCGTAGTGAAATAA
- the diaA gene encoding DnaA initiator-associating protein DiaA, with amino-acid sequence MLEQIKACFTESIQTQIAAAEALPDAIARAALVMAQCLLNGNKILCCGNGASAANAQHFTACLVNRYETERPSLPAIALTADSIMLTAIGNDDLQTEIYSKQVRALGQNGDILLAISTKGNSKDIVKAVEAAVTRDMTIIALTGYDGGILAGLLGEQDVEIRIPSHRQSRIQEMHMLTLNCLCDLIDRTLFPHQDD; translated from the coding sequence ATGTTAGAACAAATCAAAGCCTGCTTTACCGAAAGCATTCAAACCCAAATAGCCGCGGCTGAAGCTCTGCCAGATGCCATTGCCCGCGCCGCTCTGGTGATGGCGCAGTGCCTGTTAAACGGCAATAAAATTCTTTGCTGCGGCAATGGTGCCTCGGCGGCCAATGCTCAGCACTTTACCGCATGTCTGGTGAATCGCTATGAAACCGAGCGTCCAAGCTTGCCGGCGATCGCCCTGACGGCGGACAGCATCATGCTGACCGCTATCGGCAATGATGACTTGCAAACCGAGATCTACTCCAAGCAAGTACGCGCGTTAGGTCAAAATGGCGATATTCTGCTGGCCATCTCCACCAAGGGAAACAGCAAAGATATCGTCAAAGCGGTGGAAGCTGCGGTCACCCGTGATATGACCATCATTGCCCTGACCGGCTATGACGGCGGTATTCTGGCCGGTTTATTGGGTGAGCAGGATGTGGAGATCCGCATTCCGTCCCACCGCCAGTCTCGCATTCAGGAGATGCATATGCTGACCCTGAACTGCCTGTGCGATCTGATTGACCGGACCTTGTTCCCACATCAGGACGATTAA
- the sspA gene encoding stringent starvation protein SspA, translating into MAIAANKRSVMTLFSGATDIFSHQVRIVLAEKGVSVEIEQVDAEHLPEDLLDLNPYNSVPTLVDRELVLYNARIIMEYLDERFPHPPLMPVYPVARGQSRQMMYRIEQDWYSLLDKIEQGTPVEADAARKQLREELLAIAPVFNEFPYFMSEEFSLVDCYLAPLLWRLPVLGIDLIGPGSKEIKGYMTRVFERDAFLAALTESEREMRLHGKV; encoded by the coding sequence ATGGCTATCGCAGCTAACAAACGCTCGGTGATGACGCTATTTTCTGGTGCAACCGATATTTTCAGTCATCAAGTTCGCATTGTTCTGGCCGAGAAAGGCGTGAGCGTGGAAATTGAGCAGGTTGATGCCGAGCATCTGCCGGAAGACTTGCTGGATCTGAATCCGTACAACTCCGTACCGACACTGGTTGATCGTGAATTGGTGCTGTATAACGCACGCATCATCATGGAATACCTGGACGAGCGCTTCCCGCATCCTCCACTGATGCCGGTTTACCCGGTAGCGCGTGGCCAGAGCCGTCAGATGATGTACCGTATCGAACAAGATTGGTACAGTCTGCTGGACAAGATTGAGCAGGGAACTCCGGTAGAAGCCGACGCAGCGCGTAAGCAACTGCGTGAAGAGCTGCTGGCAATTGCGCCGGTATTCAATGAATTCCCATACTTCATGAGCGAAGAGTTCAGTCTGGTGGATTGCTATCTGGCTCCGCTGTTGTGGCGTTTGCCGGTACTGGGTATCGACCTGATTGGTCCGGGTTCAAAAGAAATTAAAGGCTACATGACTCGCGTTTTCGAACGTGATGCGTTTTTGGCCGCCCTGACCGAGTCTGAGCGTGAGATGCGTTTGCACGGTAAGGTGTAA
- a CDS encoding cytochrome c1 translates to MKTWIVMCLALFCAAPLSAAETGVALMRANNDLTDKASLQNGARLFMNYCAGCHSTKYQRYERVATDLGIPPELMKQNLIFDNQAKIGDLMTNAMPEKNAAGWFGAPPPDLTLEARLRSPDWIYTYLHSFYADPARPFGVNNTLFPNVGMPHVLEELQGTPEAVVEMHEVGGQPHAVVIGTKIVRQGEMNAEEYDQAVRDITNFLEYSGEPMKQQRKQIGYWVFAFLVVFFILAYLLKKEYWRDVH, encoded by the coding sequence ATGAAAACATGGATTGTGATGTGTCTGGCCTTATTCTGCGCGGCTCCGCTCTCGGCGGCGGAGACCGGTGTGGCGTTAATGCGGGCCAACAATGATTTAACTGATAAAGCCTCGCTACAAAATGGCGCGCGCCTGTTTATGAATTATTGCGCGGGGTGTCACTCCACCAAATATCAGCGTTATGAACGGGTCGCGACTGACTTGGGGATCCCGCCGGAGCTGATGAAGCAAAACCTAATCTTTGATAATCAGGCCAAAATTGGCGATCTGATGACCAATGCCATGCCGGAGAAAAATGCTGCCGGTTGGTTTGGTGCGCCGCCACCAGATTTGACCTTGGAAGCGCGTTTACGTAGCCCCGATTGGATTTATACCTATTTGCATTCGTTCTATGCCGACCCGGCTCGGCCATTTGGGGTGAACAACACCCTATTCCCGAACGTGGGGATGCCGCATGTACTGGAAGAGCTGCAAGGTACGCCGGAAGCGGTGGTCGAGATGCATGAAGTGGGCGGTCAACCGCACGCGGTGGTGATTGGTACTAAGATCGTGCGCCAAGGCGAAATGAACGCCGAAGAGTATGATCAAGCGGTGCGGGATATTACCAATTTCTTGGAATATTCCGGCGAACCCATGAAGCAACAGCGTAAGCAAATTGGCTACTGGGTGTTTGCATTTTTGGTGGTATTTTTTATCCTCGCCTACTTGCTGAAAAAGGAATACTGGCGCGACGTACACTAA
- a CDS encoding YraN family protein, translating to MSLSRRALGAQFEQRARLYLEQQGLQFIAANVTLRGGELDLIMLDGYDWVFVEVRYRRHAHLGSAVDSVTPTKQRRLYHSASVWLHQRGQSIDTANCRFDIVAFDGPDARISWYQNILHYH from the coding sequence GTGAGCCTCTCCCGCCGGGCTTTAGGCGCGCAGTTTGAACAACGTGCGCGCCTGTATCTCGAACAGCAGGGGCTGCAATTCATCGCCGCCAACGTCACGCTGCGCGGCGGTGAATTGGATCTGATCATGCTTGATGGGTATGATTGGGTTTTCGTCGAAGTCCGCTACCGTCGCCATGCTCATTTAGGCTCTGCCGTCGACAGCGTCACGCCAACCAAACAACGTCGCTTGTATCACAGCGCGTCAGTTTGGTTGCATCAACGCGGACAAAGTATCGATACCGCCAATTGCCGCTTTGATATTGTGGCATTTGATGGGCCGGATGCCCGTATTAGCTGGTATCAGAACATCTTACACTACCATTAA
- the dolP gene encoding division/outer membrane stress-associated lipid-binding lipoprotein, with protein MRITAKLAIVLLAFALQGCVGAVIVGGAAVAGKVATDPRSVGGQIDDETLELRVGDALSKDAQLKKEARVLPTAYEGRVLLVGETPTAELAKHAGQIAAGVQGVTAVYNEIRVGKPISFGTISNDTWITTKVRSQLLGSDKVKASNVKVTTENGEVFLIGKLTRAEADAATNIARNVSGVKRVVKVFDYVN; from the coding sequence ATGCGCATCACCGCTAAACTGGCCATTGTATTGCTGGCCTTTGCCTTGCAAGGTTGTGTCGGCGCCGTTATCGTCGGCGGCGCGGCAGTGGCCGGCAAAGTGGCCACCGATCCACGCAGTGTCGGCGGCCAGATTGACGATGAAACACTGGAGCTGCGCGTCGGCGATGCCCTGAGCAAAGATGCCCAGTTGAAAAAAGAAGCCCGCGTACTGCCCACGGCCTATGAAGGCCGCGTACTGTTAGTCGGCGAAACGCCAACCGCGGAGCTGGCCAAACACGCCGGCCAGATTGCGGCCGGTGTTCAAGGGGTAACGGCAGTGTATAACGAGATCCGTGTTGGTAAGCCGATCAGCTTCGGCACCATCTCTAACGATACGTGGATCACCACCAAAGTGCGCTCACAACTGCTCGGCAGTGACAAGGTCAAAGCCAGCAATGTGAAGGTCACCACCGAAAACGGGGAAGTGTTCTTGATTGGTAAACTGACCCGCGCAGAAGCCGACGCGGCCACCAATATTGCCCGTAACGTCAGTGGCGTGAAGCGGGTAGTAAAAGTGTTCGACTATGTGAATTAA